The nucleotide sequence CCCCCGCGGGACGAAGCGAGATATTGAGGTCGGCGCGCAGATTTCCCTCTTCCATGCGGCAGTTGGAAACGTCGATGTATTCGAGGATCGACTTGATCTTCTCCATGTAGGCGCGCGCTTCGGCGGGCGTCGACATGTCTGGCTCGGAAACGATCTCGATGAGCGGCACGCCCGTGCGGTTGTAATCGACGTTCGATGTCAGAGAGTCCGTGATCGTCGCGCCTGAATGGACGAGCTTGCCCGCATCCTCTTCCATGTGGATGCGCAGGATGCGGATGCGCTTCGTGCCATTTTCCGTCTCAATATCGACGTAACCGTGCTCGGCAATCGGCAGATCGTACTGCGAAGTCTGGAAGTTCTTCGGCAGATCGGGATAGTAGTAGTTCTTTCGGTCGAATTTGCTGTACTTGTTGATCGTGCAGTTGAGCGCAAGACCCGCTTTGATGGCAAACTCGACAACGCGCTTGTTGAGCACGGGCAGGACGCCGGGCAGCCCCAGGCAAACGGGGCAGACATGCGTATTCTGCTCGGCGCCGAACTTCGTGGCGCAGCCGCAGAAAATCTTCGTGTTCGTCTTGAGCTCGCTGTGAATCTCAAGACCGATGACTGCTTCGTAATTCATGCCTTCGTCCCTCCGATCTCCGCCCTGTCCTCATGGAAGGAATGCGCCTGCTCATAAGCATAGGCGGCGCGCAGAATCGTTTCCTCCGCCAGCGCCTTGCCGATGATCTGCAGACCGATGGGCATGCCCTTCGCCGAGTAGCCGCAGGGCACGGAAATACCCGGCAGACCTGCGAGGTTCAAAGGCACGGTGCAAATATCCTGCAGATACATCTTCAGCGGGTCGGAAACCATCTCGCCGATCTTGAAGGCCGGCGTCGGCGCCGTCGGCGCCATGATGACATCGACCTTTTTGAAGGCGTCGGTGAAATCCTGCTGCACGAGCGTGCGCACCTTCAGCGCCTTGAGATAGTACGCATCGTAATAGCCCGCCGAAAGCGCGTAGTTGCCGATCATGATGCGGCGCTTGACCTCCTCGCCGAACTTCTCGCTGCGCGTCTTCGTCATCATCTCGACGATGTCCGCACCGTCGACGCGTGCACCGTAGCTCACGCCGTCGTAGCGCTCAAGGTTCGTCGCGGCTTCCGCCGGCGCGATGAGGTAATATGTCGAAATCGCATAATCCGTATGCGGCAGAGTGATTTCCGTGACCTCAGCGCCCATCGCCTCAAAATCCGCAATCGCCTTGCGGATCGCCTTTTCTACGTCAGCGTCCATTCCCTTGACGAAGTATTCCTTCGGCAGACCGATCTTGAGGCCCTTCACTTCCTCAGTCAGCGCCTTCGTATAATCGGGCACGGGCGCAGTGCTGGAGGTCGAATCCATCACATCGTGTCCGGCGATGACATTCAGCACATGCGCGCAATCCGTCACATCGCGCGTCACGGGGCCGATCTGGTCGAGCGACGACGCATAGGCGACGAGTCCGTAGCGCGAGACGCGGCCATACGTCGGCTTCATGCCGACGATGCCGCAGAACGACGCCGGCTGGCGGATCGAGCCGCCCGTATCGGAGCCGAGCGCCCAGATGGCCGTACCTGCAGCGACAGCCGCCGCGCTGCCGCCCGAACTGCCGCCGGGCACGCAGTCGAGATTCCACGGATTATGCGTCTTCTGATAGGCGGAATTCTCTGTCGAACCGCCCATCGCGAACTCATCCATGTTGAGCTTGCCTAAGATGACGGGATGCTCTGCGGCGATCTTTTCCATGACCGTCGCATCGTAGGGAGGCACGAAATTCTCCAAGATCTTGGAAGCGCACGTCGTCTTGACGCCCTTCGTGCAGATGTTGTCCTTGATCGCGCCGGGGATGCCCTCCAAAAAGGCGATCTGCTCGCCGCGCGCGATCTTCTCATCGGCGCTTGCTGCCTCTCGTAGCGCCGTCTCGCGTGTCTGCGTCAAATATGCCCCGACTTCTCCCTCGACCTCGTCCATGCGTGCGAGCACGTCCTTCGTCAGTTCGGTCGAGGAGATTTCTTTCCTTTGCAGCAGATCATGAAGCTCATGCGCCGCCTTGTCGTAAAGTTTCACCTAGGTTCCTCCTCAGCCTTCCAGAATCTTCGGCACTTTGAAATACCCGTCGTCCGCCAAAGGCGCATTGGAAAGCGCCGCCTCTCGTGCGAGCGAAGGCTTCACCTCGTCGGCACGAAAGACATTCTGCATCGGCAGGGCATACGTCGTCGGCTGAACCTCTGCCGTATCGACGCCGTCAAGATTCTCGACATACTGCAAAAAGGCGTCGAGCTGGCCAAGATACTTGTCCCTCTCCCCCTCAGCAATCGAGAGGCGCGACAAAATGGCGACATCCGCCAAATCCTTCTCCGTAACTTTCATCTTCTCACCATCCATACAATAACTGTCGTCACACGCTTTTCATTATAGCACATCTCTTTCGCTC is from Selenomonas sputigena ATCC 35185 and encodes:
- the gatA gene encoding Asp-tRNA(Asn)/Glu-tRNA(Gln) amidotransferase subunit GatA encodes the protein MKLYDKAAHELHDLLQRKEISSTELTKDVLARMDEVEGEVGAYLTQTRETALREAASADEKIARGEQIAFLEGIPGAIKDNICTKGVKTTCASKILENFVPPYDATVMEKIAAEHPVILGKLNMDEFAMGGSTENSAYQKTHNPWNLDCVPGGSSGGSAAAVAAGTAIWALGSDTGGSIRQPASFCGIVGMKPTYGRVSRYGLVAYASSLDQIGPVTRDVTDCAHVLNVIAGHDVMDSTSSTAPVPDYTKALTEEVKGLKIGLPKEYFVKGMDADVEKAIRKAIADFEAMGAEVTEITLPHTDYAISTYYLIAPAEAATNLERYDGVSYGARVDGADIVEMMTKTRSEKFGEEVKRRIMIGNYALSAGYYDAYYLKALKVRTLVQQDFTDAFKKVDVIMAPTAPTPAFKIGEMVSDPLKMYLQDICTVPLNLAGLPGISVPCGYSAKGMPIGLQIIGKALAEETILRAAYAYEQAHSFHEDRAEIGGTKA
- the gatC gene encoding Asp-tRNA(Asn)/Glu-tRNA(Gln) amidotransferase subunit GatC, giving the protein MKVTEKDLADVAILSRLSIAEGERDKYLGQLDAFLQYVENLDGVDTAEVQPTTYALPMQNVFRADEVKPSLAREAALSNAPLADDGYFKVPKILEG